Below is a genomic region from Jiangella gansuensis DSM 44835.
CGGTGTGCGCCGGCGGGGGCGGTGGGCTCCGCCGGGCTCGTGGTGGGAGTGCTCATGCCAGGTCTACCCCCTCGTACGTGGTGAGGTAGGCATCGATGGCCTGCGCCGCGGTGGCCGCCTGGTCCTCGGGGTCGCCTCCGGCCAGCTGGCAGGACTGGATGGCGTCGGACACCGCCTTGTAGATGACCGGTGGGTAGCGTGGCTCGCCGCGGCCGGTGGGGAAGATCTCGTCGCGGAACAGGCGCATGTGCTCGCTGTCGTAGCCGCCGGCCTGGCTGCCGTCCTCCAGGCTGCTGCGGCGCGGGGAGATGTCGCGCTTGGCGTCGGTGCACCAGTTGGCGACCCGGGCGATGCCGTCGTCGTCCATGGAGCCCAGCGCCCAGGCGCAGAACCGGGCCGCTTCGTCCGGGTTGCGGCCCAGCGCGTTGGCGGCGAAGGCCCAGCCACCCAGGACGGTGGCCGGCTCGCCGCCGTCGGGAACGGGTAGCGGGATGACGCCGTAGTCGAAGTCGGGCGCCTTGCGTTCGAAGTCCTGGATGGCCCAGATGCCGGTCTGCCAGATGGACGCGTAGCCCTCGCCGAAGGAGGTGACGATGTCGTCGGAGGCCGGTGGGACGCGCGGGGTGAGGCCCTCCTCGACGGCGTCCTTCCACAGTCGCAGCGCGTTGACGGCGGCCGGGGAGTCGAAGCCGCTGCGGGAGCCGTCGACGACCTCGCCGCCGCCCTGCCACATCCACGGGTACCAGACGAAGTTCTGGTAGTAGTCCTGCGCGGTCGGGACCACGAACCCGCCCTCTCCGGCCGACAGGAGGCGGTCGGTGACGGACAGCAGGTCGTCCCAGGTGGCCGGCAGGTCGCCCTCGGACAGTCCTGCTCGCTGGAACGCCTCGCGGTTGTAGAAGAGCGCCAGCGGCTCGATCTCCATGGGCAGGGCATAGACACGGTCGCCCACCATCCGGGTGGCCAGGTTGTCGGGGTAGAAGTCGTCGATGGCCTCCTGGCTCAGATGCGGGGTGAGGTCGGCCAGGACGTTCCCGTTGAGGTAGCGGGCGATGTCTCCCGGGCTGATCAGGAAGATGTCCGGGCCCTCGCCCGCGGAGAACGCGGTGCCCAGCTTCTGACTGCCGAGGACGGGCGCGTAGACCAGCTCGATCTGCTGCTCGTTCTCGGCGTTCCAGCGGTCGACGGTGTCCTGCATCCACGCCGCTCGAGCGATGACGACGGGGTCCTCGTTGGGGGCCGGCGCGTAGAAATTCCAGAACTGCAGCGGTGCGGATGCCGAGGCAGTGCCGCCGCAGCCGCTCAGCATGCTCGGCAGTGCGACGGAGCTGGTCAGGCCCGCGGTGAGGCCGAGAAATCGGCGCCGGGACAGCGGCCCGGCGGGGGGTGTCGCAGGGGGAGGTGGCACGGCCACTCCTCTCAGCAATCGATTACTTGCTGTGGCCGAGAGGTTAACCACACGTCACGTGCCGGTCAACACTCTGCACAGGACAAAAGCCGTCATTGCAGGACCATCGCCGTGCGAGCGGCGGCGCCGTCGTTGACATCGCAGGGGGCCTCACCTAGCGTGTCAGCAATCGATTTCTAGATGGTTCGAGAACGATGGGAGTGCCACCGTGGCGCGTATCGGTGTGTTGACGATCTCCGACGGCCGAGACTTCGTCCATCGCGACATCGCGGATTGGGCACGGTCGTCGGAGGATGCCATCGTCACGGCCCTGGAGGGTGCCGGGCACGAGGTGGTGCGCGCGCCGGAGCTGGTGAGCACCAACGAGCTGGCCACCAGCCAGGCCCGTCTCGTCGCGGAATCGCGCCCGGACCTGACCATCTTCAACTACTCCGTCTGGGCCTTCCCGCACTTCTCCATGCTGGCCGCCGACTCCACGCCGGGCCCCCTGGTGCTGCTGTCGAACATCGACCCGGTGCAGCCGGGCATGGTCGGCATGCTGGCAGCCGGCGGCGCGTTGGACCAGATCGGCCGGGTGCACGGCCGGGTCTGGGGCGACGTCGCCGACCCGGCCACACTGGAACGCCTGCTGGTGCACGTGCGTGCCGCCCAGGCGGTCGGCGGCCTGAGGGGCAGCACGTTCGGCCGGTTCGGTGGCCGCCCGATGGGCATGTACACCGCCGTCGCGAACACCGACCAGTGGCTGTCGACCTTCGGCGTCGATGTCGAGGAGATCGACCAGTGGGAGATCGTGCGGCGGTCCGAGCTGGTGTCGTCCACCCGGGCCAGGGAAGGCCGGGAATGGCTGGAGAAGCACGCCAACGTCCACTACGACGGCAAGCAGCTCACGCCCGAGGTGCTCGAGCGGCAGATCCGCTCCTACCACGCCGTCCGAGAGCTCATCGACGAGTGGAACCTCGACTTCTCCGGCATCAAGGGCCAGCCGGAGCTGACCACGCACTTCACCACCATGGACATCACCGAGGCGTTCCTCAACGACCCCTACGACTGGGAGGGTCCGAAGCCGACCCATGTCACGGCGACGGAGTCGGACATGGACGCCGCGCTGACCATGCAGATCCTCAAGCTGATCTCCGGTGACCCGGTGCTGTTCGCCGACGTGCGGCACTACCACGCCGACCGCGACATCTGGGATCTCGCCAACTCCGGCCAGCACGCCACCTGGTACGCCGCCCGCAGCGACGACCCGGCCGAGAACCTGCGCCGGGTTCACCTCTACCCGGAGGTGTTCTTCTTCCCAGCAGGCGGGGCGTCCGTGCACCACATCGCGGCGCCGGGCGACATGACGCTGGCCCGGCTGACCCGGCACAGCGGCCGCTACCGCATGCAGGTGGTGCGCGGCGCGTTCGAGGACTACGGCGACGAGGTCAACGAGTCCTTGGCCCGCCAGTCGACGTTCGAGTGGCCGCACGCGTTCACCCGGATGGAGGTCCCGGCCGACGAGTTCCTGTCCCGGTTCGGCGCCAACCACATCCACGCCGTCCCGGGCGACTACGTGGCCGAGCTGAAGCAGGTGTGCAGGCTGCTCGACGTCGACTTCGAGCCCCTGGGCCGCTGATGAATGATCACGTCCGGCATCGGTGTTCCCGCTCCACCAGGGATGCTTGCCCAGTGACACGTGAGGACGCCTGGTGATGAGCGAACTCGTCCTGGGCATCGACATCGGGACGGCCAGCAGCAAGGGCGTCCTCGCCACCGTCGACGGCGAGGTGGTCGCCGTCGAGGTCGTGGAGCACGAGACGGCGCGCCCGCGGCGGGGCTGGGTCGAGCACGACGCCGACGGCGTGTGGTGGTCCGACGTGTGCGAGCTCAGCCGCAGGCTGACCGGAGCCGTCGACGCAGCCCGTATCCAGGCCGTCTGCGTCAGCGGCATCGGCCCGACGGTGCTGGCCGCGGACGCCGACGGCGTACCGCTGCGGCCGGCCATCCTGTACGGCGTCGACACCCGAGCCGTCGGGGAAGCCGCCGAGCTGTCGGCGCGGCTGGGCGACGACGCCGTCCTCGACCGGTGCGGTTCGCGGCTGTCGTCGCAGTCGGCCGGGCCCAAGCTGGCCTGGCTGCGCCGCCACGAGCCCGAGGTGTGGGCACGCACCCGCTACTTCTTCATGGCCAACAGCTACGTCGTCCACCGGCTGACGGGGCAGTACGTGCTGGACCACCACTCGGCCAACCAGGCGCAGCCGCTGTACGACCGGCGCCGCGGCGAGTGGATCGAGGAGTGGGCCGACGTCGTCGCGCCCGGGCTGGAGCTCCCGCGGCTGCTCTGGCCGGCCGAGATCGCCGGCACCGTCACCGCCGACGCCGCGGCCGTCACCGGGTTGCGGGCCGGCACGCCGGTCGCCGCCGGGACCATCGACGCCTGGGCGGAGGCCGAGAGCGTCGATGTTCGGCACCCCGGCGACGTCATGATCATGTACGGCTCCACGATGTTCTTCATCGCGGTCACGTCCGCACCGGTCGCCGCCGCCAACCTGTGGGGCACCGTCGGCCAGCACGCCGGCCTGCACACCCTTGCCGGCGGCATGGCCAGCTCCGGCTCCGTCACCGGCTGGTTCCGATCGCTCACGGGGGACCGGCCGTACGAGTCGCTGGTCGCGGACGCGGCCGCCGTCGGTGCCGGTGCCGACGGGCTGCTCGCGCTGCCGTACTTCGACGGCGAGCGCACGCCGTTCGCCGACCCCGACGCGCGCGGCGTCATCGCGGGCCTCACCCTGCGGCACGGCCCGGGCCACGTCTACCGTGCGCTGCTGGAGGCGACCGCGTTCGGCGTGCGGCACAACCTGGAGGCCTTCGCGGCCGCCGGGGTGACGCCGTCGCGCGTAGTCGCCGTGGGCGGCGGCACCAAGGGCGACCTGTGGACCCGCATCGTCAGCAGCGTCGCCGGCGTGACGCAGGAGGTGCCGGCGGTCACGGTTGGTGCGTCCTACGGCGACGCCAAGTTGGCCGCCGTCGCCGTCGGAGCCGCCGAGCGGGATACCCGGTGGAGCGGCGGCGGCATCACCGTCGAGCCCGACCCAGCCGACGCGGCGCGGTACGACAAGCTCTACCCCCTGTACCGAAGCCTGCACGAGCGGACCAGCGACATCCAGCACGCACTGGCCACCAGAGCGTGACGCGCGCCCGGCGATCGCCTAGGGTGATCAAGGGCGTACGAGGGGGCATAGTGGCGCGGCGGCTACAGGGGACGGGCGAGAACGCTGCCACCGTCGTCGGAGCCGATGTCGGCGTCGATGCCGACCGTCGTTGGACACTGGAGCGCCTGGCGCTGGAACTGCGGTCGATGCGCTCGGCGGCCGGCCATCCCTCATACGCCGAGATCGCGCGGCGAATTGCCGCGCACCGCGCTGGCAGGGGAGTGCCGCCAGCCGAACGCAGACCCGCCAGGGCCACCGTCTACGACTGCTTCCGCACTGATCGTCGCCGCGTCGACGTCGACCTCGTGGTCGACATCGTGCGGGCGCTCGGCGCGTCCGAGTCGGAGTGTGCCTGGTGGGTTCGTGCGTGCAGCGCGGCCCAGCGCCAGGCCGACGCGGCGACCGTCGTCTCCGTGCATGCGGACCTCCCGGCTGCCGTCGACGAGTTCGTGGGTCGCGACCGTGCAGTCGACCTCATCGTGAGCTCCGGCGCGGCGGGCACCGGCCCCCGGCTGTTCTCGATCGAGGGCCTGGCAGGCGCTGGGAAGACCCAGCTGGCCGTCCGAGCCGCGCGCCGGCTCGTCGACCGGGGCGACGTGGACGCCGCTATCGTCGCGGACTTGCGCGGCTTCGACCGCGACAGCCCGCCGGCGGACCCGTACGCCGTCATGGCGGCCTGCCTGCGCGTCCTCGGCGTCCCCGCCCGGCAGATCCCGGCCGACAGCCAGCGACGGTCTGCCCTTTTCGCCGAACGGCTGCGGGATCGCAGGTGTGTCGTGATTCTCGACGATGCCGCTGACGCCGACCAGGTACGCCCGCTCCTGCCGGACGCCCACGATGGCGTCGTGCTGATCACCAGCCGGACCGCGGTGAGCGAGCTCATCGGCGCGGTCCCGGTGGCGCTCGGAGCTCTGTCCACCGACGAGTCGGTGAGCCTGCTCCGGCAGGTGGCCGGAGCGGAGTTGGTCGAAGCGGATCCGGATGCCGCCGCTGACCTCGTCGAAGAATCCGGGGGCTTGCCCCTGGCGGTCGGCCTGACCGCCACCCGGGTCGCGGCACGGCCCGGGTGGTCGCTGAGGGACCATGTGGCCGTCCTGCGCGAGCGGCGCCGCACGCTCCGTCTCGACGACGCCGTCCGGGCCTCGCTCGACCTGTCGTACTCGGCCCTGCCTGCCTCCGCCCGCGCGGTGGTCCGCCTGCTGGCCGTGCATCCGTGCGACGACCTCGACCTGCCCTCGATCGCCGCTCTCACCGGGCGCGAACTCGCCGACGTGCGCGGGGACGTCGACGATCTCACCCGCCACCACCTGCTCGACCAGCCGCGCCCAGGCCGGTACGCCATGCACGCACTGGTACGGACCTATGCCCTGGACCGTTCGCACGATGAGGACCGGCCCGCGGATCGGCGAGACGCCATGCTTCGACTGTGTGACCACGTCGCCGCCATGGTGTGGGGTGCGTATCACGCTTCTCACCGGGCCGAGGGCGAAGGGCCGCGACGGCACCCCGCGCGGCTCACGGTGCCCGCTCTGAGCGAGGACGACGCCCGCACCTGGCTGTCCGCCAATCTCGCGACCATTTTGACGCTGGCCGGGCACGGGAGCGACACCGGTCGTGACGGCCTGGTCGTCGAGCTGTCCGAGGGCGCCGCCTCGTGGCTCAACACGTTCGGGCATTACCGCGAGGCACGGCTGCTGCATCAGATGGCGCTGGACCACGCAACGACAGCCGGCGACCGCCCGGCCGCGGCGCGGGCACGGCTCGACCTGGGGATGACCCTGGTCAGGCTCAGCGAGAACGCACTGGGCAGCCGCCAGCTCCACCGGGCTCTGAACGTGTTCGACGACATGGGCGACGTCAGGGGCGCCGGGGTGGCGATGAATGCCCTGGCGATCATCGACGTCCACGAGGGCCGGCTCGACGACGCGATCGAACGGTTCCAACGTGCTGGTGAGTACGCCCGCGCCGCCGGCGACGGCGTCGGTATCGCCACCGCACTGGACAACACCGCGATCGTGCTGCGCCGAGCCGGCCGGCTCGACGAAGCCGCCCACCACCACGAACTCGGACTCCAGCAGGCAGAACTGATCGGCGACACGTATCGCGTGTCCACCGGGATGATCAATCTGGCCGAGGTGCAGCTGCTGCTCGACCGGCCCGAGGACGCCCTCACGTCGGCCGGCCGTGGCCTCGAGCTCGCTCGCGCTCTGGCCAATGCGCCGGCGATCGCCTACGGCAACGACAACCTGGCCACTGTCCTCTCGACGCTGGGTGATCACGCCGCCGCCCTGACTCACTACGAGGAGGCGCTGGCGCTGAGCCGGGACATCGGAGACAGGCACCTCGAGGCGGGCGTGCTCAACAACATCGGCACGGCCAGCTTCAAGCTTGGGGACGTGGAGCGAGCCCGCAGCCATCACAGCGACGCGCTGATCGTGAGCTCCGGCATCGACGACGATTTCGAGAAG
It encodes:
- a CDS encoding ABC transporter substrate-binding protein; amino-acid sequence: MPPPPATPPAGPLSRRRFLGLTAGLTSSVALPSMLSGCGGTASASAPLQFWNFYAPAPNEDPVVIARAAWMQDTVDRWNAENEQQIELVYAPVLGSQKLGTAFSAGEGPDIFLISPGDIARYLNGNVLADLTPHLSQEAIDDFYPDNLATRMVGDRVYALPMEIEPLALFYNREAFQRAGLSEGDLPATWDDLLSVTDRLLSAGEGGFVVPTAQDYYQNFVWYPWMWQGGGEVVDGSRSGFDSPAAVNALRLWKDAVEEGLTPRVPPASDDIVTSFGEGYASIWQTGIWAIQDFERKAPDFDYGVIPLPVPDGGEPATVLGGWAFAANALGRNPDEAARFCAWALGSMDDDGIARVANWCTDAKRDISPRRSSLEDGSQAGGYDSEHMRLFRDEIFPTGRGEPRYPPVIYKAVSDAIQSCQLAGGDPEDQAATAAQAIDAYLTTYEGVDLA
- a CDS encoding L-fucose/L-arabinose isomerase family protein, translating into MARIGVLTISDGRDFVHRDIADWARSSEDAIVTALEGAGHEVVRAPELVSTNELATSQARLVAESRPDLTIFNYSVWAFPHFSMLAADSTPGPLVLLSNIDPVQPGMVGMLAAGGALDQIGRVHGRVWGDVADPATLERLLVHVRAAQAVGGLRGSTFGRFGGRPMGMYTAVANTDQWLSTFGVDVEEIDQWEIVRRSELVSSTRAREGREWLEKHANVHYDGKQLTPEVLERQIRSYHAVRELIDEWNLDFSGIKGQPELTTHFTTMDITEAFLNDPYDWEGPKPTHVTATESDMDAALTMQILKLISGDPVLFADVRHYHADRDIWDLANSGQHATWYAARSDDPAENLRRVHLYPEVFFFPAGGASVHHIAAPGDMTLARLTRHSGRYRMQVVRGAFEDYGDEVNESLARQSTFEWPHAFTRMEVPADEFLSRFGANHIHAVPGDYVAELKQVCRLLDVDFEPLGR
- a CDS encoding FGGY-family carbohydrate kinase — translated: MSELVLGIDIGTASSKGVLATVDGEVVAVEVVEHETARPRRGWVEHDADGVWWSDVCELSRRLTGAVDAARIQAVCVSGIGPTVLAADADGVPLRPAILYGVDTRAVGEAAELSARLGDDAVLDRCGSRLSSQSAGPKLAWLRRHEPEVWARTRYFFMANSYVVHRLTGQYVLDHHSANQAQPLYDRRRGEWIEEWADVVAPGLELPRLLWPAEIAGTVTADAAAVTGLRAGTPVAAGTIDAWAEAESVDVRHPGDVMIMYGSTMFFIAVTSAPVAAANLWGTVGQHAGLHTLAGGMASSGSVTGWFRSLTGDRPYESLVADAAAVGAGADGLLALPYFDGERTPFADPDARGVIAGLTLRHGPGHVYRALLEATAFGVRHNLEAFAAAGVTPSRVVAVGGGTKGDLWTRIVSSVAGVTQEVPAVTVGASYGDAKLAAVAVGAAERDTRWSGGGITVEPDPADAARYDKLYPLYRSLHERTSDIQHALATRA
- a CDS encoding tetratricopeptide repeat protein; translated protein: MARRLQGTGENAATVVGADVGVDADRRWTLERLALELRSMRSAAGHPSYAEIARRIAAHRAGRGVPPAERRPARATVYDCFRTDRRRVDVDLVVDIVRALGASESECAWWVRACSAAQRQADAATVVSVHADLPAAVDEFVGRDRAVDLIVSSGAAGTGPRLFSIEGLAGAGKTQLAVRAARRLVDRGDVDAAIVADLRGFDRDSPPADPYAVMAACLRVLGVPARQIPADSQRRSALFAERLRDRRCVVILDDAADADQVRPLLPDAHDGVVLITSRTAVSELIGAVPVALGALSTDESVSLLRQVAGAELVEADPDAAADLVEESGGLPLAVGLTATRVAARPGWSLRDHVAVLRERRRTLRLDDAVRASLDLSYSALPASARAVVRLLAVHPCDDLDLPSIAALTGRELADVRGDVDDLTRHHLLDQPRPGRYAMHALVRTYALDRSHDEDRPADRRDAMLRLCDHVAAMVWGAYHASHRAEGEGPRRHPARLTVPALSEDDARTWLSANLATILTLAGHGSDTGRDGLVVELSEGAASWLNTFGHYREARLLHQMALDHATTAGDRPAAARARLDLGMTLVRLSENALGSRQLHRALNVFDDMGDVRGAGVAMNALAIIDVHEGRLDDAIERFQRAGEYARAAGDGVGIATALDNTAIVLRRAGRLDEAAHHHELGLQQAELIGDTYRVSTGMINLAEVQLLLDRPEDALTSAGRGLELARALANAPAIAYGNDNLATVLSTLGDHAAALTHYEEALALSRDIGDRHLEAGVLNNIGTASFKLGDVERARSHHSDALIVSSGIDDDFEKARALGGLGAVLAAGDDVDEARRMWTDSLAIFERLGAPEATDIRDCLNRFHERPEA